The following are from one region of the Chanos chanos chromosome 10, fChaCha1.1, whole genome shotgun sequence genome:
- the LOC115822273 gene encoding trichohyalin codes for MESEVLISLQAERAELRAEISRLQDELSESHAEKLELESRAQALTDRLSQMVDPSLAASLHMDDEQREWRRRLREGREREARQAILIQKLQNKVVEYRARCQGLEQRVVLEETELRRRERSLRDEHSHTMESALIRLEEEQQRGVGLAEVNALLRSQLSQSADANETLREDLQKLTADWSRAVEDAAQKEMEWQKERENLTGHIKRENTRLMELWGHVLTLRRHCHTIKTATDKDLWDLRAQFSRLSSSLLSICSSSPRPIGGLALDPSPSSAPPLSSSHGPLSLNDLQSDQAEKEITDLKTLHQTETQQLQDRIAELTASLRAQEDERERWELEKDRKHKQELERDREREMEWEKQKEMERNLSSVCQAIKKLSRVVNSLKLDGPSNGVFVRGDDVSSEGLSYFLSVIANAETTLQWRHQQLQEAEVTVRRLGAERESLEQRVKQLEVDSEELQERVRHSDLELKHTQELLTSEREMVAGLRSRAEEADQHNEDLRKENESLRRQRERDIEERSELERERQKRVEAEALETAQLCERETRNRMELRVLQGALEREQLDRTRAEQEAADAKEALHKEREAALSLSSSQAALRRELTEARDTLEKMAALNEALAKDKRDLNTHMLQLETELVEAQTQVQGLDSEVAALRRELKSTSYEITELRVQRETDLDTLQQLRMREREMEREIEMLREEREREVSTLMEEKKADEQRIEELSEQNTALSEGMKNVQAELCRVIEQQKKGEREREDLLRESQRMEGGIRTLEREREQLKQERQELRELSSEVQKQLTQALSQVSELQIQNSQLQIQVHTFNQTKDVLQGEIHCLQAELEKELLLRNEEKETHQRERENLQTEIKHLQKEAEQVSDQHRIEEKDWRVEKEKWQEEREALNSELGLRDGEVEVLKNRMDGLLKEKEELSQLLSEREEELEKLQSRLMAEQKILEQRVREACDETDRWKGRVSDMQREKEELNQRLLERGEKESKERKMLEREKQEMADLLRKSKEETHKRETDIEELKQRIGSMERVIETQEQDLKEKEILENRIMVLEEQNSQLKEREREKWAEEERKQKRREEQDREREKRWRGELGQKNEELEELQKRTEWLTKEKEQISSLLSENQIEVERLEAKLTTERKAAEVRMKEMEDKIEWWKKRAGKVESEKNELNERFLEQSERESEVLRTVQKQKDDLADLVKEKEEELQKRDDDILDLKSTARSLQGEIERLELTLKGKEILKGQLHALEIQNSQFREREREQQRERERREEEQLELERRLRGKLEQKEGEMKELRNRMERLLKEKEDILDQQADKEREVEELEDELKTERRNFQKRMREAQEEIEKWKETAEELEREKTSVEEREEKMRERIETEDRDREQRLRRELTQMEGEVERLLLREEELERENKEQRSKCQELQHSLQSQSSLLKEHQEETDRLKETLRQRDETGEERRRQEREERRRLEERVQQLELSKQKHLDHLKKVELELEKETKQHMQKAEQLVEQTQELQVVSAERNRERDNAQRVKGRNEELVEEIKGLWRKVEEQSKEVRSLSQLVQDSERMVEDLKAKEEDDEAEKERMRRSLSRREEEMEQLTLQLREEKAEGERLRYRLEELERGQHTFLVEKGQRVEKLGKQVKELEEERDHLSAELRSKERETSALKDEVFRERREKDKVALSLRRKEEELEKTKEKKEAMTTQVSTLQEEIADLTRSRKQTLFEVKEKERENQKIREGLKAGLHEMATLKSLLEESYREGESLRAILQAKKDKLVERQNDVGEKGNLQMELEELRTWTQTLEREKEDLKTQLSHKEAELIETCQEGERERERMEKRELEVEKDLKAMETLAGQRQVELTRAKVRLEVLEEQRTELSSLAAERNKETQELRSQVSKLEEELKRVKEEKNQDISRLELKMEGLQKEEKKRIQQRDEQEKRMEILTERLRQKEKEMDMMTERFEKKEKERNKLEQIWEESARQINVITVTLKEKEADLNNVREASYKEANARQRLQEQLQEKERVIEKLRDTIVNLERERTEVIVKEMGKSKSNETAENSEIKEPHGVQGQRNVESDLLREKLIKMEQQVALWRGRAESLEKEVDRLQLENIRDYQGGFRDVDRVPEDRNWERLSERLSVLLEEKQESNRLLREKEVEVYSLKERAEELGKDRDRIRSALAKTEEMLISYRERLRELEKDKKNKPDAADVSSQAVENTETSSVSALQDRLSAMQRAVAQLEVDHRRLERRNSHLEQRVDRLKTERRHLRETLTQVESERARLRQQQSQSETGDQNSGLLNGAEREELRRLRIRASELEEQVHRLRLVLAADHQERVEFINNSIRNSNSVSCLRQELKESLAVVCEQPVPSVLETETERLDRSVREEELRLSLSLS; via the exons ATGGAGTCGGAGGTGCTGATTAGTTTGCAGGCAGAGCGGGCGGAGTTGAGGGCGGAGATATCACGCCTGCAAGATGAATTATCAGAAAGTCATGCAGAAAAACTGGAGCTTGAATCTAGAGCTCAAGCTTTGACTGACAGG ttgtCTCAGATGGTGGACCCGTCTCTCGCTGCGTCTCTTCACATGGATGacgaacagagagagtggaggaggagactTAGAgaaggacgagagagagaggccaggcAAGCAATACTCATACAGAAACTACAGAACAAG GTCGTGGAATACAGAGCTCGTTGCCAGGGTTTGGAACAGCGGGTGGTGTTAGAGGAGACAGAGCTACGcaggagagag AGATCACTCAGAGATGAGCACAGCCATACAATGGAGAGTGCCCTCATCAGGTTGGAGGAGGAACAGCAGAG AGGGGTGGGGCTTGCTGAGGTCAATGCCCTCTTGCGCAGtcagctcagccaatcagcagatGCAAATGAAACCTTGAGGGAGGACCTACAAAAGCTCACAGCAGATTGGTCCAGAGCAGTAGAGGATGCTGCACAAAAGGAGATGGAatggcaaaaagagagagaa aATCTGACAGGTCACATAAAACGGGAAAACACTCGACTGATGGAACTGTGGGGACATGTTTTGACTCTCCGACGCCACTGTCACACGATCAAGACAGCAACTGACAA AGATCTCTGGGATTTGAGGGCACAGTTTTCCCGTCTGTCCTCCTCTTTACTCTCCATTTGTAGCAGCTCTCCTCGTCCAATCGGCGGCCTTGCTCTTGACCCCAgcccctcctcagctcctcctctctcctcatctcatGGACCTCTCTCACTGAATGACCTACAGTCAGaccaggcagagaaagaaatcacAGACCTGAAAACGTTACACCAGACAGAGACGCAGCAACTCCAAGACAG GATAGCAGAGCTGACAGCCTCGTTAAGAGCCCaggaggatgaaagagagagatgggaactGGAGAAGGACAGGAAACACAAGCaggaactggagagagacagagagagagagatggagtgggagaaacagaaagagatggagagaaatctgtcatctgtctgtcaAGCCATAAAGAAACTG TCCAGGGTTGTGAACTCTCTGAAACTAGATGGACCAAGCaatggtgtgtttgtgcgtgggGATGACGTATCCAGTGAAGGACTCTCCTATTTTTTGTCTGTTATCGCTAATGCTGAGACGACACTACAGTGGAGACATCAACAACTACAG GAAGCTGAGGTCACCGTGCGTAGGTTAGGCGCGGAGAGAGAATCTTTGGAGCAGCGGGTCAAACAGCTTGAGGTCGATTCTGAAGAACTACAGGAACGAGTCAGACACAGCGATCTggaactgaaacacacacaggaactaCTGACCAG TGAAAGGGAGATGGTGGCAGGCCTGCGCAGCCGTGCAGAAGAGGCTGATCAGCACAACGAGGACCTGAGGAAAGAAAACGAGTCTTTAAGgcggcagagggagagagacattgaggagaggagtgagctggagagagagagacagaagcg TGTGGAGGCTGAGGCGCTGGAGACCGCCCAGTTGTGTGAGAGGGAGACGCGTAATCGCATGGAGCTGCGCGTGCTGCAGGGGGCGCTGGAGCGCGAGCAGCTCGACCGAACGCGTGCAGAGCAGGAGGCCGCTGATGCCAAAGAAGCCTTAcacaaa GAGCGGGAGGCAGCGTTGTCTTTGTCGTCCTCTCAGGCGGCTCTGAGGCGTGAGTTAACAGAGGCTCGTGATACCCTGGAGAAAATGGCTGCTCTAAACGAGGCCCTGGCCAAAGATAAGAGAGATCTGAACACTCACATGCTGCAG CTGGAGACAGAGCTTGTGGAGGCTCAGACTCAGGTCCAGGGTCTGGACTCAGAGGTGGCAGCTTTACGTCGGGAACTGAAGTCCACGTCTTACGAGATAACAGAACTAAG ggtccagagagagacagatcttgACACTCTACAACAGCTccgaatgagagaaagagagatggagagagagatagaaatgcTGAgggaagagcgagagagggaggtcAGCACACTcatggaggagaagaaggctGATGAACAGAGAATCGAAGAG ttgtCGGAACAGAACACTGCTCTTAGCGAAGGGATGAAGAACGTACAAGCAGAGTTGTGTCGAGTAATAGAACAgcagaagaaaggagagagagagagagaagacctgCTGAGAGAGAGCCAGCGCATGGAGGGAGGGATACGGacgctggagagagagagagaacaactcaAACAGGAACGACAGGAACTCAG ggagTTGAGCAGTGAGGTCCAGAAGCAACTGACCCAGGCTCTGTCACAGGTCTCAGAACTACAGATCCAGAACAGTCAGCTTCAAATCCAAGTCCACACGTTCAACCAAACCAAAGATGTTCTACAAG GAGAGATTCACTGCCTTCAGGCTGAGCTGGAGAAGGAGTTACTCCTGAggaatgaagaaaaagagacgcatcagagagagagagaaaacctacaaacagagataaaacatttacagaaagaGGCAGAACAAGTATCAGACCAACACAGAATAGAAGAAAAGGATTGGAGggttgaaaaagagaaatggcaagaagagagagaagccctTAACTCTGAGTTGGGGTTGAGGGATGGAGAGGTGGAGGTTCTGAAGAACAGAATGGATGGAttattaaaagagaaagaagagctATCACAGctgctgagtgagagagaagaagagctgGAGAAACTTCAGAGCAGACTAATGGCAGAACAGAAGATACtggagcagagagtgagagaggcctGCGATGAAACAGATAGATGGAAAGGAAGAGTGTCAGACAtgcagagggagaaggaggaattGAATCAGAGGCTTCTAGAAAGAGGGGAGAAGGAAAGCAAAGAACGGAAAATGCTGGAACGAGAGAAACAAGAGATGGCTGACCTTCTTCGAAAGAGTAAGGAAGAGACACACAAAAGGGAGACAGACATCGAAGAACTGAAACAAAGAATAGGATCGATGGAGAGGGTGATAGAGACGCAGGAGCAAGAtttgaaggagaaagagattTTAGAAAACAGAATCATGGTCCTAGAGGAGCAGAACTCtcagctgaaagaaagagagagagaaaaatgggccgaagaggagaggaagcaaaaaaggagggaggaacaagacagggagagagaaaagaggtggagaggagagctaggacagaaaaatgaagaattgGAAGAACtccaaaaaagaacagaatggtTAACAAAGGAAAAGGAACAAATATCCTCGCTACTGAGCGAAAATCAAATAGAGGTGGAGAGACTGGAGGCTAAACTCACCACTGAGAGGAAGGCTGCCGaagtgagaatgaaagaaatggaGGACAAGATTGAATGGTGGAAGAAAAGAGCTGGGAAGGTAGAGAGTGAAAAGAATGAGTTAAATGAACGATTTCTGGAGCAATCTGAAAGGGAAAGCGAAGTCTTAAGGACagttcaaaaacagaaagatgaCCTGGCTGACcttgtaaaagagaaagaggaagagctGCAAAAACGAGATGACGACATTTTGGATCTAAAATCGACAGCGAGATCACTACAGGGAGAAATTGAGAGACTAGAACTTACTCTGAAGGGAAAAGAGATTTTGAAGGGCCAGCTCCATGCACTAGAGATACAGAATTCACAATttagggaaagagaaagagagcaacagagggaacgagagagaagagaagaggagcaaTTGGAGTTAGAGAGGAGATTGAGAGGAAAACTAGagcaaaaagagggagagatgaaagaacTTAGGAACAGAATGGAGAGGttattgaaagaaaaagaagacatatTAGATCAGCAGGctgataaagaaagagaggtagaaGAATTGGAAGATGAGCTGAAAACTGAACGCAGAAATTTTCAAAAGCGGATGAGAGAGGCAcaggaagagatagagaaatggaaggagacagcagaggagctagagagagagaaaaccagcgtagaagagagagaggagaagatgagagagagaatagagacagaagatagagacagagagcagagattaAGACGAGAGCTCACCcagatggagggagaggtggagagactgttactgagagaagaggagctggagagagaaaataaggagCAGAGGAGTAAATGTCAGGAGCTGCAGCACAGTCTACAGAGTCAGAGCAGTCTCCTCAAAGAACATCAGGAGGAAACGGACAGACTAAAAGAAACTTTACGACAAAGAGATGAAACAGGGGAAGAGAGGCGTCGCCAAGAACGAGAAGAGCGAAGGAGACTGGAAGAGAGAGTGCAACAGCTAGAGCTGTCAAAGCAAAAGCACTTGGACCACCTAAAAAAGGTCGAATtagagctggagaaagagacgAAGCAACACATGCAGAAAGCAGAACAGCTTGTTGAACAAACACAGGAGCTACAAGTTGTCTCGGcagagaggaatagagagagagacaacgcGCAAAGAGTGAAGGGGAGGAATGAGGAGTTGGTGGAAGAGATAAAGGGATTGTGGAGGAAAGTAGAGGAACAGTCAAAGGAGGTGAGGAGTCTCTCCCAGTTAGTgcaggacagtgagaggatggTGGAGGACTTAAAGGCAAAAGAGGAAGATGACgaagcagagaaagagcgaATGAGAAGGTCTCTGAGtcgaagagaggaagagatggagcaACTGACCCTCCagctgagagaagagaaagcagaaggagagagattgaGGTACAGGCTTGAGGAGCTTGAGAGAGGACAGCACACCTTTCTGGTAGAGAAAGGACAACGGGTGGAGAAGCTCGGTAAACAAGTGAAAGAGCTGGAAGAAGAGCGCGACCATCTCTCTGCAGAGCTGcgaagcaaagagagagagacaagtgcCCTCAAAGATGAGGTGttcagagaaaggagagagaaagataaagtaGCTTTGTCattgaggagaaaggaggaggaactcgagaagacaaaagagaagaaagaggcaaTGACCACTCAAGTGTCGACTCTTCAAGAGGAGATAGCAGATCTCACCAGAAGCAGGAAGCAAACACTTTTtgaggtgaaagagaaagaaagggaaaaccAGAAGATTCGTGAGGGGCTTAAGGCAGGCTTGCATGAAATGGCTACCTTGAAGAGTCTTCTAGAAGAGAGCTATCGTGAAGGAGAAAGTCTAAGAGCCATTCTACAagcaaagaaagacaaactggttgaaagacaaaatgatgTAGGTGAAAAGGGCAACTTACAGATGGAGTTAGAGGAACTACGTACTTGGACCCAaaccctggagagagagaaagaagatcTGAAGACCCAGCTGAGTCATAAAGAGGCTGAGCTGATAGAAACTTGtcaagagggagaaagagagagagagaggatggagaagCGAGAgcttgaggtggagaaggacCTGAAGGCTATGGAAACTTTAGCAGGACAGAGGCAGGTTGAGTTGACTCGTGCCAAAGTCCGTTTGGAGGTTTTGGAGGAGCAAAGGACAGAACTCAGCTCTCTGGCTGCTGAGAGGAATAAAGAGACACAGGAGCTGAGGAGTCAAGTCAGTAAACTTGAGGAGGAACTAAAGAGAGTAAAGGAAGAAAAGAATCAAGACATCTCTAGACTGGAACTGAAGATGGAAGGATTgcagaaggaagaaaagaagagaattcagcagagagatgaacaagagaaaagaatggaaatcctcactgaaagactgagacagaaagagaaagagatggacatGATGACAGAAAGATttgagaagaaggagaaagaaaggaataaacTTGAACAGATATGGGAAGAAAGTGCAAGACAAATCAATGTAATCACAGTGACGCTTAAGGAAAAGGAGGCAGATCTCAATAATGTTAGAGAAGCATCCTACAAAGAGGCAAATGCAAGGCAAAGACTACAGGAACAActtcaagagaaagagagagtcattgAGAAATTGAGGGACACAATTGTAAATTTggaaagagaaaggacagaggtaattGTTAAGGAAATGGGTAAGAGCAAAAGCAATGAGACTGCAGAGAATTCAGAGATAAAGGAACCACATGGAGTTCAAGGTCAAAGGAATGTAGAGAGCGACTTACTTAGAGAGAAACTTATCAAAATGGAACAGCAAGTTGCTCTATGGAGGGGAAGGGCAGAGAGCTTGGAAAAGGAGGTGGACAGACTTCAGTTGGAGAACATAAGAGACTACCAGGGAGGTTTTAGAGATGTGGACAGAGTACCAGAAGATCGAAATTGGGAAAGATTGAGTGAACGACTCTCTGTGCTTCTAGAGGAAAAGCAGGAGAGTAACAGGctcctgagagaaaaagaagtggAGGTGTATTcactgaaggagagagcagaagagcTTGGTAAAGACAGAGATCGGATCAGGAGTGCTCTGGCAAAGACGGAGGAGATGCTAATTAGTTATcgggagagactgagagagcttgagaaagacaagaaaaataaaCCAGACGCTGCGGACGTTTCctcacag